The Haploplasma axanthum region AATCATTATCTTCTTTTTCAATTATAACATCATCATTAATTTCATTAATCTTTAAAACTGTTTCGAATAAGTGTCTTTCGCCTTCTTGAATGTATTGTCCTAATGAATGTAAGTCAGTTGAAAAGTTTGCACTTGCTACAAATAATCCTTTTCCATCTTTACCTTCTGATTCACCAAATAATTGTTTCCACCATTCAGCAAAGAATCCTAAATTTGGATCATAATTAACTAACATTTCGATTTTTTTACCTGATACGTAAAGCAAATAACGCATTACAGCATATAAATAAACATCATTTTTGTTTAAATCAGGGTTTAATGATTTTGTATAAATATCTTTTGCTCCTTCAAGGATAGCATCAATATCATATCCTTTTACAGCAAATGGTAATAATCCTACTGGTGTTAAAACACTAAATCTTCCACCAACACTATCAGGAATAACATACATTTCGTATCCTTCATTCTTAGATAGTTCATGCAAGCTTCCTTTTTTACCATCAGTTGTTGCAATTACTCTTTCTGCATAGTTCTTGCCATATCTTTTAATAAGTTCGTTCTTTAAAACTCTAAAAGCAATCGCTGGTTCAGTTGTAGTACCAGATTTTGAAATAACGTTAACGCTAAAATCTTTATCTTTTAAATATTCTAGTAAGTTTTTTAAGTATCTTCCTGACATATTATGTCCAGCATATAATACTTCAATATCTTGTTTAGCAAATGGTTTATCTAAAAACTCGATTCCTGCTTTACTACCTGCATATGAACCTCCAATACCTACAACAACTAATACTTGACTATTTTTACGTATTCTTTCAGCTGTCTTTTTAATTCTTCCTAATAAATCTTTTTGTTCAGTTACAGGAATATCTAACCATCCTAAAAAATCTGATGGTTTTTCTTCTTGATGAATCATTTCGTGAATTTTATTTACTCTTTTTTGCATTTCATCTTGATTAAATTCAACGAATGACTTAGCATATTCAATATTTAATTTCATCTTTTTCTTCCTCTCTATACCTAATTATTAATATTATTTAACCAAATATGATTATATCATATTATTGTTTATTTTTACTATTATCATAAGTTTTTTAAATAGAAAATTGTTTATCTTTTTATTAATTAGTTGCTATTCAATAAATTAGACTCTTTTTTCAACTTTAGCATTCATTTTCGCATTATTAACTTGTTTTTAAATAACAATTATCATATAATTGTATTTATTAGGAGGCGATAAAATGAGATATTTTTTCACAGTAGACATAGGTGGTACTGATATGAAGTACGGAGTTATAAATGAAAATGCAGAATTAGTTTTCAAATCTATTACTCCAACAAACGGT contains the following coding sequences:
- a CDS encoding glucose-6-phosphate isomerase, which produces MKLNIEYAKSFVEFNQDEMQKRVNKIHEMIHQEEKPSDFLGWLDIPVTEQKDLLGRIKKTAERIRKNSQVLVVVGIGGSYAGSKAGIEFLDKPFAKQDIEVLYAGHNMSGRYLKNLLEYLKDKDFSVNVISKSGTTTEPAIAFRVLKNELIKRYGKNYAERVIATTDGKKGSLHELSKNEGYEMYVIPDSVGGRFSVLTPVGLLPFAVKGYDIDAILEGAKDIYTKSLNPDLNKNDVYLYAVMRYLLYVSGKKIEMLVNYDPNLGFFAEWWKQLFGESEGKDGKGLFVASANFSTDLHSLGQYIQEGERHLFETVLKINEINDDVIIEKEDNDLDNLNYLAGKSIKYVNEKAIDGTILAHVDGNVPNMLIEVKDISEHTFGQMIYFFELACAMSAYLLDVDPFNQPGVEKYKKNMFALLGKKGYENVLKK